In Synergistaceae bacterium, the DNA window ATCAAAATTTTCGATGTTCTCATCATACAGCGCGAAAAAGTTAGGGGAACAATCATAATTTTTGCTTGATGGGAGAAACATTTTTATAATTATTCCGTAAAATCTCGTTATTTCCGGCATTGTAAATCATCCTTCCGCACAATCACCCGGCTGTTAGCAGTCTCCCAAATATGAATCTCGTACAACTTGCAATTTTCGCGCGTTAAAAATTTTTCAAGCTCATCCCATACCCATAAGGCGATATTTTCTGCGCTTGGCTGTGAAATAATTTCGTTCAAGTATGCATGGTCTAAACGC includes these proteins:
- the queD gene encoding 6-carboxytetrahydropterin synthase QueD, whose product is MLLTKDFVFDAAHNLINYHGKCEKLHGHTYKLRVVLEGQPDSEGMIMDFAELSSLVKQKIISRLDHAYLNEIISQPSAENIALWVWDELEKFLTRENCKLYEIHIWETANSRVIVRKDDLQCRK